In Bacteroides cellulosilyticus, the genomic stretch GCGTGAGTAAGTTTGGACCAAAGATGGTTATCGGTCGTGATCGTTGTTATGACATTTTTCGCTCCAATGGTTTGTGTCAACGTACAAGTCGCAAGCGTCCTAAAACAACGAATTCGAACCATAATTACTATATCTACCCCGATCTGTTGAATGTTACACCCAAATTTGTCGCTACGCGATTGGGCGCTATGGTAGTGGCGGATATAACCTACGTAAACACCGGTCAGGGCTGGGCTTACCTCTCGTTGCTTACCGATGCGGCAAGTCGTGCCATCGTGGGATATGCACTTTACAAAACTCTTGAGACGGAGGGACCCTTGAAAGCTTTGGAGATGGCAATATCATTCTATGAGAAGTATCACATAGACATGAGCACTCTTATTCATCATTCCGACCGGGGTGTCCAGTATTGCTCAAATAAATATGTAGAGAGGCTTAAAGAGCATCAAATCAACATCAGTATGACGCAGTGTGGTGATCCTTTGCATAATGCATTGGCTGAAAGAATGAACAACACCATTAAAAACGGTTGGCTATTCGACTGTGATGATGAGAGCTTCGAGCAAGTAAGCAAGCGCATTGAAGATGCTGTATATGTATATAATCATGTGCGGCCTCATCAAGGGATAAACATGAGGACACCTATGGAAGTGCTCAGAGAAACGGTAGAATTTACAGCATAATACCCGCTCGTCGGGACGGGTGGTCCCGCCCCTTGCCGCTAGGGCGATCCCCGACCGAAGAGTTTTTGTTTGTTGGCAACATTACATTTTCCTGAAAAAGGCTTGCGTAAATAAAGGAAGATGCATAAATTTGCAAGCACCAACAAAAGACAACTAAAATAGGAATAAGAAAAAACAAAAGTAAACCTGTTTAGATATTAAAGTATATTGAGTAAACTAATCCAGTTATAACAAACGAAGTTGTCAACTAAAACCAGTACACATCACCCATTAAGGGAAACGATCGTTCCCATTAAGAGAAACGGTCGTTCCCATTAAGAGAAACGGCCGTTCCCATCAAGAGAAACGACCGTTCCCACGAAAGGAAACTGACGTACCATCATAGGGAACAAACTTCATATCTGTAGAACCGGTAGCAGCGTATTCGTCCCAGAGCAATGAAAGCCCATAGTATGCAGACAAAAACAGAGTATTCGCACCAATATCAGCCATAAAAGTAAAAAGTTATATTACAGTCTGATAATGAATACATTAATCGACTGTTTTGTAAAGAAACTGAATAAAAACAGTGACGACAAAACACTTGTCAGCACTTACCGTCACTGTTATCAGCACTGATAACATGCTATATATCTGCCTCTTACTTCAAGAGTGACGAAGTGCTGACAAATATATAAAAAAACTCCTATGAGAACTGAACAGAAAAAGATACCACAGGATATTCGCCCAATAAATTGAACATGCGGCTTTTGCCTCAAAACGGAACGGTTATAAACTAATCCCGCCAACCGGTAAAAACAGTAATTTAGTTACTTTTATCTGTAATCTGTATACGACGTTTACGGAATATCTTCGGTAATTTTGCATTGTAAATGAAGCGAATGCAGAATCCCATAAATATTAATTTAATAAAGAAGTAATATGAAAAAGCTATCATCATTTTCGGTAATGTTATTGTTTGCCTTTACAATAACGGCATGCAGCAATTCTTGCAATGGTTTTGAAGAACCGGATACAGAACAACCGAGACAATAGAATCTACCACCATAAAAACAAGATATTATGAATTTGAAAAGAATAATCATTGCCATAACGGTTGTTTTAATCGGTACAGGCAATATAAACGCACAAGATATGAAAACAGAAGTTCCAAAAATTAGTGACTTCCCGGTAGGGGAAGAGAATACTGGCTACGCACAGTATTTCACAGGTAAATCCTGGCTGGCACCTTTGACTACCAGCAAAGAATTAAATGTACCGATGTCCAACGTTACGTTTGAGCCCGGTTGCCGCAATAACTGGCACAGCCACACAGGCGGGCAACTACTGATTGCCGTAGGTGGTGTAGGCTATTATCAGGAACGCGGAAAGGCTGCACGCCGCCTGTTGCCCGGCGATGTAGTAGAAATAGCTCCCAACATAGAACATTGGCACGGTGCCGCACCCGATAGTTGGTTCTCACACCTTGCCATAGCGTGCAATCCGCAAACGAATCAGAATACCTGGCTTGAGGTGGTGAATGATGAAGAATATGCGGAAGCTGTAAAAGACAGAAGCAGTAAGAATGGAAAGGATAAGAATAGAATTGAATTATGCAAAGAGAACTACACCCAACTATTCGGTGGAGAAGCTTTGACCGGAGAAGGTACAGATCCGGAAATGATGGATATACTTCAGAAATATATCTTTGGAGAAGTGTTTCGCACAGGTGATCTGGATATGAAAACCCGTGAGATGATTACTTGCGTATCATTAGCCGCCATGCAGCAACTGCCACAGCTTAAAAGTCATGCCGGAGCTGCACTAAACGTAGGGGTAACTCCTATAGAACTGCGCGAGGCCATCTATCAGTGCGCTCCCATTATCGGTTTCCCTAAAGTATTGAATGCATTGGGCACAATAAACTCCACATTTACGGAAAGAGGTATCAAATTACCTTTGGAAAAACAGGAAACAGTGACAGAAGAAAATCGTTTTGAAAAAGGCCTTGCTATTCAAAAGCCGCTTTACGGAGAGGTTATGAAGGAATTCCTGAAAGATGTTCCGGGCGGCATGGGAACCGACGTAGCACGTTTCCTGACGGAAGTTCATTTCGGAGATTTCCAAACCCGGAGCGGACTGAATCCCCAAACGCGTGAATTATTGACCTTCTGCGTACTGACTGTAATTGGTGCAGAACCCCAACTTCAATCACATCTTCAAGCCAATCTGAAAGTAGGGAACAGTAAGGAAACGCTGACTGCCGCTGTCATACAATGTATGCCTTATATCGGTTTTCCGGCTGCAATAAAGGTACTGGATATTATCAAAGAAGCATAATACTTTCTTCCATCTTTATTGACACAACCGTTTTAGCAAATCTTCATGATCCGGGTAAAGTTTCGATAAACGATCGAACGTACCCAACTCAAAATCATCGAAGGTAAAACCGGGAGCAACGGCACAACTGACCAATGCATATCCGAAATGCGAAGGCAATTCAGCAGCAAACCAACATCCGGGTTCAATGGCAACCTGCTGTTCGCCCGAAAAGTCAGCAGTCATCAAGTGAGTAACTAATCTACCATCGGGATGGATCACATGTAGCATCAGGGGATATCCCGCATGGTAGTACCACACCTCGGGAGAAGTCAGTCTGTGAAAAGCTGATTTATCCTCATTTTCCAACAGGTAATAAATGGAGGTCATGGCTGATTTATCGTTATCAATCAGTTTTTCGGAACGAAATATTTCTTTGTAGTATCCACCTTCAGGATGGCGACTCATATTCAGATGATTTATCCAGTCAATTGCTTTCATACCTATATTATTATTAATCAATCCCGCTCTTCCGTGATAAACATCATAGAAAAGCGGGATTTCTTTTATTTAGAATCTCTTAAAGTCCACTGAAGTCAACTCCTTCAAACACTAATGAAGGAACCAGCCAGCTACGATCCGTACGAGCATCATTACCGATAGCCGCCAACGAGTTCCACAACGTCAGGAAGTTTCCGGTAACATTCATTTCATTGACAGGTTGCGTCAATTTACCGTTCTCTATGAGGAATCCTTCGATGCCGTAAGAGAAGTCACCTGTGTTGCTATTGCTGTTACCACCATTCAAACCGGTAACAAGGATACCATTCGCCACATCAGCAATCAAACCATTAAGATCTTTATCACCCGGAGTAAGTACCAGACGTGACGGACCGCTAATAGTAGGAGCTACACCCATCTTCTTAGCATTATAGGTATCAAAGAAGTAAGTCTTCAACACACCATTCTCAAAGATCGGACGATGTTCCGTTGCCACACCTTCGTTGTCGAAATAACGTGAACCATTGGCACCTATCACGTGCGGATCATCCATTACAGTCAACTTATCCGAGAATACTTTCTGATCCAGTTTATCAATCAGGAAAGAGTTCTTTTGCTGCAAAGAGGAGCCGTAAAGAGCACTCAATACAGGACTCAACATACGTCCCGAATTTATCGGATCAACCACCATTGTATATTTACCAGACTTAGCTTTCTTCTGTCCCAATTTACGCAAGACACGTTCCAGTGCTACTGAACCGATATCCGTTTTAGGCAATTTATCATAGAACAGGGAGCTTCCATACCAATAATCAGACGGACGGGCTTCACCTTCACCCTTAATGGCTACACTGGCAGAAACTGAATACCAGGTTGATTTGGATTCACCTTCAAAACCATTACTCATCAGACGGTAAGAAGCATTCTCACCATCACTGTATGAGGTCTCTACTGAGATGATACGGTCATTCTTACCCATAACTTCTCCAGCGGCAGCACGGGCCAAAGCTACTTTATCATCCGGATTGATACCAAAGATCTTATCATCGAACATCTGCAAATCGGGTTTCCCACCTGTATAATAGCGGGCAGGATCTGCCAATACACGGAATTCATCCGGAGCCAGATAACGGGTAGACTCGATACCATTCTTGATAAATGTTTCAAGTTCTTTCTTATCCAGACGGTTGGTAGAATAATTACCGTAACGTCCGTCTACGTATACGCTGATTCCCATGCCACTCTCAGAAGCCTGTTGCAGACGATCCATCTTAGCATCACGCAATTCAAAAGAAGTGTTTGAATTGGCATACAATACAACTTTGGCTGCCTGGCAACCATTCTTCAAAGCGAAATCCATCGCCCATTGAGCCAGTTTTTTATTATTATCTGTTATCATCAGTTTTCTCCTCCTACAGTTAATTTACTTACTAAAGCCGAAGGCATACCACAGGTCACCGGACAAGACTGTCCGTCCTTACCGCATGTCCACGTACCGTTATCGATCTGATCATTGCTTGCCACCATCGTGATGTCTGCCAATGCTTTGGGTCCATTACCGATAATGTTGATATCTTTGATAGGCTGCGTCAGCTTACCGTCTTCAATCATATAACCGAATTTTACGAAGAACGTAAAGTCACCTGCACCAATCTGCACCTGTCCGTTAGTGAATTGTTGTGCATAAATACCATTCTTTACAGTAGAGATGATATCTTCTTCCTTCATATCTCCGGCTTCCATATACGTGGCACGCATACGAGGAATAGGAACATTACGGAAAGTATCGCGACGTCCGTTTCCGGTAGGAGCCACACCGTAATGTTTAGAACTGATACGGTCGTGCAGATAACTGGTCAATATGCCATCCTTCACGATATAAGTCTTCTGTCCTTCTATACCTTCATCATCGAAGTTTACAGAACCACGATTGAAAGGAATCGTACCGTCATCTACCACACTGATATGTTCATTACATACTTTCTTGTTCAATTGATCAGCAAAGATAGAAACATTCTTACGGTTGAAATCAGCTTCAAACGCATGTCCGATAGCTTCGTGCAACAAGATACCCGAACCGCCGGATGCCATCACCACAGGGAGTTCACCACCTTTAGGCTTAATGGCTTTAAACATGATTGCTGTATTGTCTACAACTTCGCGAGCTATCACTTCGATAATATCATCCGTCATAAACTCAAATCCTTTACGATAGGAACGAGTGGCGTAGTTATTTTCCATACGTCCGTTCTCTTCCATAATACAGAAAGCCATATAGGATACCATCGGACGGTAATCATAGTAAGTCACACCTTCTGAATTACAGAACAATACATGTGTTGTGTTGTCGCTCAAAGAAGCCTGCACCTTACGTACACGATTGTCCAACGCAAAGACTTTATCATTCAGTTTTTGCAGATAAGGCATTTTCTCTTTCAAGCTCACTTCTTCCCAAGGAGTAACTACAGAATAACGATCTCTTTCAATCGTCTTCTCCTTAAATGCGACAGGCTTTCCAGCCTTACCGGAAGAAGCAATACGGGCAGCCGTACGTGCGGCACGCAACATTTCTTCCAACGTCACACCTTCCACATAAGCATAACCGCTTTGGTCACCGGCTAATACACGTACACCCATACCGAAGTCAATATTTGAACTGCAATTGTTCACTTTACCGTCCATCAGGGCTACAGCATTATTAAAAGAGTGTTCAAAATAAAGGTCCGCATAATCCCCACCTTTTTCAAGTGCAGCTGTCAATACCTTCTTCAGGTCTGCCTCCGTTACACCGAAATGCTTCATAGCCGCAGCTACAGCAGATTTGTTATCCGTGCCTCCCAAAGCTCCCCGTACCGTATCAGGTAAGGCAAGCGACGGAGCAGCCAGCGAACCTAATACCGCCAGACTACCCATCCGTAAGAAATTCCGTCTATCCATCTTTTTATTCTTTAAGATTGCTAATAATCAAGTTATATTCTTTATATAAAATATGTTTTCAGTATATAAGACGCAATTTAATATCATTTTGTCACAACTGAAACTAATTTTCTTTCGTCAACAGGCTTTCTAATTCTTCCGCATTCAAGCGCAAATGGAATTGTCCCTTATGAGCTACGGAAATGGAACCGGTCTCTTCGGAAACGATAATAGCCAATGCATCGGATTCCTGAGAGATACCCATCGCCGCACGATGTCGCAGTCCCAGTTCCTTCGGTATGTCCAAATTGTGCGATACCGGCAAAATACATCCCGCTGCCTTAATACGCCCCTTACTGATAATCATTGCACCATCATGCAAAGGGCTGTTCTTGAAAAAGATATTCTCTATCAGACGCTGGTTGATATCAGCATTGATAACTTCGCCCGTGCGCACCACATCGTCCAACGGGAAATTATGCTCAATCACAATCAAAGCTCCTACTTTCTGTTTACCCATGCTGATACATGCCATGACCACCGGCATGATTTCATCATGCTGCATATTCTCCTTCTTATTCCCGGTGAAGAAGCGTACCAATGCACTGGCATGCTGATGTGAACCAAGCGTCAGTAAGAAACGCCGTATCTCATCCTGAAAAAGGATGATAAGTGCTACCACACCCACGCTCACCAACTTGTCAAAGATGGAACCGAGCAACTTCATCTCCAATACCTGCGACACTACCAACCAGATCAATATGAATATCAGGATACCCGTAAACACATTGATGGAACCGGAAGCTTTCATCAGCTTATACGTATAGTAAAGCAGAAATGCAACCAGCAAAACGTCGATAATATCTTTTACTCCAATATCAAAAAACACAATAGTTTAAGATTTATGATTTATAATTTATGAGCCAAGTGACCTTCCTCTGTCACTTATCACTCCATCACCTTATCACCATTCCTTCTCATCGCCTCCACAATCTTCACCGTTTCCACAGCTTCTCGTACATCATGCACCCGGAGAATATCAGCACCCTTCAGCAGACAAATCGTATCGAGTACTGTTGTTCCGTTCAATGCGTCCTGTGGAGTATTCCCCAACAGACGATAAATCATCGACTTACGGGAAACACCTACCAATAAAGGCAACTCAAAAATACGAAACTCTTCGAGATGCGCCAGAAGCTCATAGTTATGTTCCACCGTCTTACCGAAGCCAAAACCGGGATCAAGAATAATATCCTTCATACCCATGTCACGTAATTGCTGCACCTTCTGCGCAAAATACAAGAAGACCTCTTTCAAAAGATTGTCATAGTGCGGATGTTGCTGCATATTCTGCGGGGTTCCCTGCATGTGCATCATGATATAAGGTACATTCAGTTCGGCCACTGTACGAAACATATCCGCATCCATCTCTCCGGCAGCAATATCATTGATGATTGCCACTCCATATTCTTCCACACACATCCGTGCCACATCCGCCCTGAAAGTATCGACAGAAATAACTGCTCCGGGTTGTGTCCTACGCAAGATTTCCAATCCCATACGCAAACGTTCCATTTCTTCATGAGGAGAAACATTCTCCGCATTCGGCCGG encodes the following:
- the cdaA gene encoding diadenylate cyclase CdaA, encoding MFFDIGVKDIIDVLLVAFLLYYTYKLMKASGSINVFTGILIFILIWLVVSQVLEMKLLGSIFDKLVSVGVVALIILFQDEIRRFLLTLGSHQHASALVRFFTGNKKENMQHDEIMPVVMACISMGKQKVGALIVIEHNFPLDDVVRTGEVINADINQRLIENIFFKNSPLHDGAMIISKGRIKAAGCILPVSHNLDIPKELGLRHRAAMGISQESDALAIIVSEETGSISVAHKGQFHLRLNAEELESLLTKEN
- a CDS encoding IS3 family transposase; translated protein: MSQRHSTRRKHGCIKFLCDYFGITRQGYYKHVNRHLEVDILTTSIVLYCKELLELMPKAGMRELYACCVSKFGPKMVIGRDRCYDIFRSNGLCQRTSRKRPKTTNSNHNYYIYPDLLNVTPKFVATRLGAMVVADITYVNTGQGWAYLSLLTDAASRAIVGYALYKTLETEGPLKALEMAISFYEKYHIDMSTLIHHSDRGVQYCSNKYVERLKEHQINISMTQCGDPLHNALAERMNNTIKNGWLFDCDDESFEQVSKRIEDAVYVYNHVRPHQGINMRTPMEVLRETVEFTA
- a CDS encoding cupin domain-containing carboxymuconolactone decarboxylase family protein codes for the protein MNLKRIIIAITVVLIGTGNINAQDMKTEVPKISDFPVGEENTGYAQYFTGKSWLAPLTTSKELNVPMSNVTFEPGCRNNWHSHTGGQLLIAVGGVGYYQERGKAARRLLPGDVVEIAPNIEHWHGAAPDSWFSHLAIACNPQTNQNTWLEVVNDEEYAEAVKDRSSKNGKDKNRIELCKENYTQLFGGEALTGEGTDPEMMDILQKYIFGEVFRTGDLDMKTREMITCVSLAAMQQLPQLKSHAGAALNVGVTPIELREAIYQCAPIIGFPKVLNALGTINSTFTERGIKLPLEKQETVTEENRFEKGLAIQKPLYGEVMKEFLKDVPGGMGTDVARFLTEVHFGDFQTRSGLNPQTRELLTFCVLTVIGAEPQLQSHLQANLKVGNSKETLTAAVIQCMPYIGFPAAIKVLDIIKEA
- a CDS encoding TldD/PmbA family protein, which produces MITDNNKKLAQWAMDFALKNGCQAAKVVLYANSNTSFELRDAKMDRLQQASESGMGISVYVDGRYGNYSTNRLDKKELETFIKNGIESTRYLAPDEFRVLADPARYYTGGKPDLQMFDDKIFGINPDDKVALARAAAGEVMGKNDRIISVETSYSDGENASYRLMSNGFEGESKSTWYSVSASVAIKGEGEARPSDYWYGSSLFYDKLPKTDIGSVALERVLRKLGQKKAKSGKYTMVVDPINSGRMLSPVLSALYGSSLQQKNSFLIDKLDQKVFSDKLTVMDDPHVIGANGSRYFDNEGVATEHRPIFENGVLKTYFFDTYNAKKMGVAPTISGPSRLVLTPGDKDLNGLIADVANGILVTGLNGGNSNSNTGDFSYGIEGFLIENGKLTQPVNEMNVTGNFLTLWNSLAAIGNDARTDRSWLVPSLVFEGVDFSGL
- a CDS encoding TldD/PmbA family protein, with translation MDRRNFLRMGSLAVLGSLAAPSLALPDTVRGALGGTDNKSAVAAAMKHFGVTEADLKKVLTAALEKGGDYADLYFEHSFNNAVALMDGKVNNCSSNIDFGMGVRVLAGDQSGYAYVEGVTLEEMLRAARTAARIASSGKAGKPVAFKEKTIERDRYSVVTPWEEVSLKEKMPYLQKLNDKVFALDNRVRKVQASLSDNTTHVLFCNSEGVTYYDYRPMVSYMAFCIMEENGRMENNYATRSYRKGFEFMTDDIIEVIAREVVDNTAIMFKAIKPKGGELPVVMASGGSGILLHEAIGHAFEADFNRKNVSIFADQLNKKVCNEHISVVDDGTIPFNRGSVNFDDEGIEGQKTYIVKDGILTSYLHDRISSKHYGVAPTGNGRRDTFRNVPIPRMRATYMEAGDMKEEDIISTVKNGIYAQQFTNGQVQIGAGDFTFFVKFGYMIEDGKLTQPIKDINIIGNGPKALADITMVASNDQIDNGTWTCGKDGQSCPVTCGMPSALVSKLTVGGEN
- a CDS encoding cupin domain-containing protein, whose translation is MKAIDWINHLNMSRHPEGGYYKEIFRSEKLIDNDKSAMTSIYYLLENEDKSAFHRLTSPEVWYYHAGYPLMLHVIHPDGRLVTHLMTADFSGEQQVAIEPGCWFAAELPSHFGYALVSCAVAPGFTFDDFELGTFDRLSKLYPDHEDLLKRLCQ
- the folP gene encoding dihydropteroate synthase; its protein translation is MEILSSKYINVNGSLLDLSVPCVMGILNITPDSFYAGSRMQTEAEITARAQQILDEGAGIIDIGAYSSRPNAENVSPHEEMERLRMGLEILRRTQPGAVISVDTFRADVARMCVEEYGVAIINDIAAGEMDADMFRTVAELNVPYIMMHMQGTPQNMQQHPHYDNLLKEVFLYFAQKVQQLRDMGMKDIILDPGFGFGKTVEHNYELLAHLEEFRIFELPLLVGVSRKSMIYRLLGNTPQDALNGTTVLDTICLLKGADILRVHDVREAVETVKIVEAMRRNGDKVME